One region of Clostridiales bacterium genomic DNA includes:
- a CDS encoding 3-phosphoglycerate dehydrogenase family protein has translation MYKIKTMNHISPYGLQKLEERGCVVGEDIQAPDGLILRSADLHSYAFEPSLIAIARSGAGTNNIPLEDCCRRGIVVFNSPGANAEAVKEQILCSLVLSSRDVLGSIDWVKGLNGRGKDIPALVEKGKSQFAGPELMGKTLGVIGLGAIGALIANAAVSLGMNVCGYDPYLSVDAAWRLSRDVKHEVNLDGIYAKADYISINVPYTDQTFHMLDARAFSKMKDGVRIINESRAEIVDDDAMLAAIASGRVGKYVTDFPNEKVVGVDNIIALPHLGACTPESEEKSAVMAARELYDYLANGNIKNSVNFPDATLERMGVSRVCILHQNVPTMLNQFLEITCSTGLNVENMINKAYGAYAYAMIDLNGRLDDDQVAKIDRIPEVIRVRVV, from the coding sequence ATGTATAAAATCAAAACCATGAACCATATATCCCCCTATGGCCTGCAGAAGCTCGAAGAGCGCGGCTGCGTCGTCGGGGAGGACATACAGGCACCAGATGGCCTGATCCTGCGCTCGGCCGACCTGCACAGCTATGCCTTTGAGCCGAGCCTGATCGCCATCGCGCGCTCCGGCGCCGGCACGAACAACATCCCGCTCGAGGATTGCTGCCGCCGCGGCATCGTCGTGTTCAACTCGCCCGGCGCAAACGCCGAGGCGGTCAAGGAGCAGATCCTCTGCTCGCTCGTACTCTCGTCGCGCGATGTGCTCGGCAGCATTGACTGGGTCAAGGGGCTCAACGGCCGGGGCAAGGACATCCCCGCGCTCGTTGAAAAGGGCAAATCGCAGTTTGCAGGCCCCGAGCTTATGGGCAAGACGCTGGGCGTCATCGGCCTTGGCGCGATCGGCGCGCTCATCGCCAACGCTGCCGTGAGCCTCGGCATGAATGTCTGCGGATATGATCCGTACCTGTCCGTGGACGCGGCGTGGCGGCTCTCGCGCGATGTCAAGCACGAGGTGAACCTCGACGGCATCTATGCCAAGGCGGATTATATCAGCATCAACGTGCCGTACACGGACCAGACGTTCCATATGCTTGATGCCAGGGCGTTTTCCAAGATGAAGGACGGCGTGCGCATCATCAACGAGTCGCGCGCCGAGATCGTGGATGACGACGCCATGCTCGCCGCCATTGCCTCCGGCCGCGTCGGCAAGTATGTCACGGACTTTCCCAACGAAAAGGTCGTCGGCGTCGACAATATCATCGCGCTGCCGCATCTGGGCGCCTGCACGCCGGAGAGCGAGGAGAAGTCCGCCGTCATGGCCGCGCGCGAGCTCTACGATTATCTCGCCAACGGCAACATCAAAAACTCCGTCAACTTCCCGGACGCGACGCTCGAGCGCATGGGCGTCAGCCGTGTGTGCATCCTGCACCAGAACGTGCCGACGATGCTCAACCAGTTCCTGGAGATCACCTGCAGCACGGGCCTGAACGTCGAGAACATGATCAACAAGGCTTACGGCGCATACGCCTATGCCATGATTGATCTCAACGGCCGCCTCGATGACGATCAGGTGGCAAAGATTGACCGCATACCGGAGGTCATTCGCGTGCGCGTGGTGTAA
- a CDS encoding D-alanyl-D-alanine carboxypeptidase — protein MKRWICLLLAALLLLTPAMALEQPTDEELKISAPSAILMERSTGTVLYEKNADEHLSPASVTKIMTLLLIMEQLDSGQLDTSDIVTASAHASSMGGSQIWLKEGEQMSVDEMLKCIAVNSANDCAVAMAEHISGSEEAFTKRMNDRAKELGMENTQFLNCTGLTDDPGHYTTARDIACMSRALLAHPRIRDYTTIWMDTVRDGRFGLANTNKLIHAYPGATGLKTGYTQQAMHCLSASAERDGVEYIAVVLHAESSKARFADAATLLNFAFANYSLYSVAANTVIPPVRVRFAETDSVQPVLSGTDAIVVRKGMAAPQTDIALNEDLCAPLEPGAQVGTVTVTDSSGDTLILPLVVPDGAARISTAHLWLQLLRAL, from the coding sequence ATGAAACGATGGATCTGTCTGCTGCTGGCAGCGCTGCTGCTGCTCACACCAGCGATGGCGCTCGAGCAGCCAACGGACGAGGAGCTGAAGATATCCGCACCGTCGGCGATCCTGATGGAGCGCTCGACCGGCACGGTGTTATACGAGAAAAATGCCGACGAGCACCTGTCCCCCGCCAGCGTGACGAAGATCATGACGCTGCTGCTCATCATGGAGCAGCTCGACAGCGGCCAGCTCGATACGAGCGACATCGTGACCGCCAGCGCCCATGCCAGCTCCATGGGCGGCAGCCAGATCTGGCTCAAGGAGGGCGAGCAGATGAGCGTCGACGAGATGCTCAAGTGCATCGCCGTCAACTCCGCCAATGACTGCGCCGTCGCCATGGCAGAGCACATCTCCGGTTCCGAGGAGGCGTTCACCAAGCGCATGAACGACCGCGCGAAAGAACTGGGCATGGAAAACACGCAGTTTCTCAACTGCACGGGGCTGACCGACGATCCCGGCCACTACACGACGGCGCGCGACATCGCGTGCATGTCCCGCGCGCTGCTGGCCCATCCGCGCATCCGCGACTACACCACCATCTGGATGGACACCGTGCGCGACGGCCGCTTCGGCCTCGCCAACACCAACAAGCTCATCCACGCCTACCCCGGCGCGACCGGCCTGAAGACCGGCTACACCCAGCAGGCTATGCACTGCCTGTCGGCCAGCGCCGAGCGCGACGGCGTGGAGTACATTGCCGTGGTGCTGCACGCGGAGAGCTCCAAGGCGCGCTTCGCCGACGCAGCGACGCTCCTCAACTTTGCCTTTGCCAACTATTCGCTCTATTCCGTCGCAGCCAACACGGTCATTCCGCCCGTGCGCGTACGGTTTGCCGAAACGGACAGCGTGCAGCCGGTGCTCTCGGGCACGGACGCCATCGTCGTGCGCAAAGGCATGGCCGCACCGCAGACGGACATCGCGCTCAACGAGGACCTGTGCGCCCCTCTGGAGCCGGGCGCGCAGGTCGGCACCGTAACCGTCACCGACAGCAGCGGCGACACGCTGATCCTGCCGCTGGTCGTCCCGGACGGCGCTGCGCGCATCTCGACGGCGCACCTCTGGCTGCAGCTGCTGCGCGCGCTGTGA
- a CDS encoding cysteine desulfurase: MVYLDNAATTRVCPEAAEAAVHMMTECFGNPSTTYKLGREAKAAVDKARGQIAKALGCQPDEVYFTSCGSEGDNWALISGARYMRRRGKHIISSAVEHDAVRKSLDFLEKEGYEITRLQPDGTGAIPLEAVRAALRPDTILVSLMMVNNETGTVNDIAAVARMLKAENSIALLHTDAVQGFLKVPFSAKTLGADMITISGHKIHAPKGIGALYIRSGLKLPPYILGGGQERGMRAGTEATPQIAAFGTAAEIGSAKMAQATKTMAELRAHAIDRLTAEVDGLVVIGGGSPHILSISLPGYRSEVLMNFLEARGIYTSKSSACKKGGRSHVLEAIGLPANVIDGALRISFSRYTTREDIDALCDALRDAKQSLFPSLH; encoded by the coding sequence ATGGTTTATCTGGACAATGCCGCAACGACCCGTGTCTGCCCGGAGGCAGCGGAGGCGGCAGTACATATGATGACGGAGTGCTTCGGCAACCCGAGCACGACCTACAAGCTCGGCCGTGAGGCCAAGGCCGCCGTGGACAAGGCGCGCGGCCAGATCGCAAAAGCGCTCGGTTGCCAGCCGGACGAGGTGTATTTCACGTCCTGCGGCTCCGAGGGCGACAACTGGGCGCTCATCTCCGGAGCGCGGTACATGCGCCGCCGCGGCAAACACATCATCAGCTCCGCCGTGGAGCACGACGCGGTGCGCAAGTCGCTGGACTTTCTGGAAAAGGAGGGCTACGAGATCACGCGCCTGCAGCCGGACGGCACCGGCGCCATCCCACTCGAGGCGGTGCGCGCGGCGCTGCGGCCGGACACGATCCTCGTCTCGCTCATGATGGTCAACAACGAGACCGGCACCGTCAACGACATCGCCGCCGTCGCCCGGATGCTGAAAGCGGAAAACAGCATTGCCCTGCTGCACACGGACGCCGTGCAGGGGTTTTTGAAAGTGCCGTTCTCGGCCAAAACACTCGGCGCGGACATGATCACCATCAGCGGTCACAAGATCCACGCGCCGAAAGGCATCGGCGCGCTCTACATCCGCAGCGGACTGAAGCTGCCACCCTATATCCTCGGCGGCGGGCAGGAGCGCGGCATGCGCGCCGGTACGGAGGCCACGCCGCAGATCGCCGCCTTTGGTACGGCGGCCGAGATCGGCAGTGCGAAAATGGCGCAGGCCACGAAAACCATGGCCGAGCTGCGCGCCCACGCCATCGACCGGCTGACAGCCGAGGTGGACGGTCTTGTCGTCATCGGCGGCGGCTCGCCGCACATCCTCAGCATTTCTCTGCCCGGCTACCGGAGCGAGGTGCTGATGAACTTCCTCGAGGCGCGCGGGATCTACACATCAAAAAGCTCCGCCTGCAAAAAGGGCGGGCGGAGCCATGTACTCGAGGCGATCGGGCTGCCGGCGAACGTGATCGACGGCGCGCTGCGCATCAGCTTTTCGCGCTACACCACGCGGGAAGACATCGACGCGCTGTGCGATGCACTGCGGGATGCAAAGCAGTCCCTCTTCCCGTCACTTCACTGA
- a CDS encoding alpha/beta-type small acid-soluble spore protein, which yields MATSNSNNLVNPNAREAMNRFKMEAASEVGVNLKQGYNGDLTSRQAGSIGGQMVKKMIAAYENGMQ from the coding sequence ATGGCTACTTCCAACAGCAACAACCTTGTCAACCCCAATGCGCGTGAGGCGATGAACCGCTTCAAGATGGAAGCCGCGTCCGAGGTGGGCGTGAACCTCAAGCAGGGTTACAACGGTGATCTGACGTCCCGTCAGGCCGGCAGCATCGGCGGCCAGATGGTCAAAAAGATGATCGCCGCCTACGAAAACGGCATGCAGTAA
- a CDS encoding AI-2E family transporter: MKRFDPKNKYLGWGITAFGVIACCILFYMLLQHGKSIGDAISSLLGILSPIIWGLVIAYLLWPLTKVFQRKLFEPLLKKLRPKKPVRTSLARGLSVALSILVALIIIAALIWLIIPQIYTSVESIVLNYQEYYDTITGWINKFFENNPEVEEVLLSATGDVSDSLLDWAKTALLPSMGKVVTSVTTGIYAVLRAILDVLIGFVVACYVLSNMELFLAKSKMVLYSMFSVKASKRILKAIRFTDTAFMGFISGKVIDSAIIGVICYICCAIMRMPYVVLVSVIVAVTNIIPVFGPFIGAVPTALIILLVSPMKCLIYVIFIIVLQQIDGNIIGPKILGNSTGINGFWIMFAILLGGGLFGFIGMLLGVPVFVVIYAGLERLVDHGLKKRGLQTETAEYMDLDYIDDATMQPVRLPQEVPDESLKDPKDDSVK, encoded by the coding sequence ATGAAGCGATTTGATCCAAAAAACAAATATCTCGGCTGGGGCATCACGGCGTTCGGCGTGATCGCGTGCTGCATTCTGTTTTACATGCTGCTGCAGCATGGCAAATCCATCGGCGATGCGATCAGCTCGCTGCTCGGCATCCTCAGCCCGATCATCTGGGGCCTGGTGATCGCCTACCTGCTCTGGCCGCTGACGAAGGTATTCCAGCGCAAGCTCTTTGAGCCGCTGCTCAAAAAGCTCCGCCCGAAAAAACCGGTGCGCACCTCACTTGCGCGCGGCCTGTCCGTCGCGCTCTCGATTCTGGTCGCCCTGATCATTATCGCCGCCCTCATCTGGCTCATCATCCCGCAGATCTACACGAGCGTTGAGAGCATCGTGCTCAACTATCAGGAGTACTATGACACGATCACCGGCTGGATCAACAAGTTCTTTGAAAACAATCCCGAGGTAGAGGAAGTGCTCCTCTCCGCGACCGGCGATGTGTCCGACAGTCTGCTCGACTGGGCGAAGACCGCGCTGCTGCCGTCCATGGGCAAGGTGGTCACGAGCGTGACGACCGGCATCTATGCCGTTTTGCGTGCGATCCTCGATGTGCTCATCGGCTTCGTCGTCGCCTGCTATGTGCTGTCGAATATGGAGCTGTTTCTCGCAAAGTCCAAGATGGTGCTCTACAGCATGTTTTCCGTCAAGGCGTCCAAGCGCATCCTCAAGGCCATTCGCTTCACGGACACGGCGTTCATGGGCTTTATCAGCGGCAAGGTCATTGATTCCGCCATCATCGGCGTCATCTGCTATATCTGCTGCGCGATCATGCGCATGCCGTATGTCGTGCTCGTGAGCGTGATCGTCGCCGTGACGAATATCATCCCCGTGTTCGGCCCGTTCATCGGCGCGGTGCCGACGGCGCTGATCATTCTGCTCGTCTCGCCGATGAAGTGCCTGATTTACGTCATTTTCATCATCGTCCTGCAGCAGATCGACGGCAATATCATCGGCCCGAAGATCCTTGGCAATTCCACCGGCATTAACGGTTTCTGGATCATGTTCGCCATCCTGCTCGGCGGCGGCCTGTTCGGCTTCATCGGCATGCTGCTGGGCGTGCCGGTGTTCGTCGTGATCTATGCCGGCCTGGAGCGGCTGGTCGATCACGGGCTGAAAAAACGCGGCCTCCAGACGGAGACCGCAGAATATATGGATCTGGATTACATCGACGATGCCACGATGCAGCCGGTGCGCCTACCGCAGGAGGTGCCGGACGAATCGCTCAAGGATCCAAAGGATGATTCAGTGAAGTGA
- a CDS encoding ECF transporter S component, whose product MNQKLRNLVYTAMLMALCCVATLVIKIPTVTGGYLNAGDIVVVLAALLAGPLYGGVAAGFGSGLADVISGYMSYAPGTLVVKGCAAVVTALIFRACRKKSFGFALLSAICGEIIMVLGYFVFEDFILGYGAAAAAEIPGNAAQAAVGIVGGLALYFALSKVPQIRDFSEAALAKKQK is encoded by the coding sequence ATGAACCAGAAACTCAGAAATCTCGTCTACACCGCCATGCTCATGGCGCTGTGCTGCGTGGCGACGCTCGTCATCAAGATCCCGACCGTGACCGGCGGCTATCTCAACGCCGGCGACATCGTGGTCGTACTCGCCGCCCTGCTGGCTGGCCCGCTCTACGGCGGCGTGGCTGCCGGTTTCGGCTCCGGTCTGGCGGATGTGATCTCCGGCTACATGAGCTACGCGCCCGGCACGCTCGTCGTCAAAGGGTGTGCGGCCGTGGTCACGGCGCTGATCTTCCGCGCCTGCCGCAAAAAGTCCTTTGGCTTCGCGCTGCTGAGCGCCATCTGCGGCGAGATCATCATGGTGCTGGGCTACTTTGTGTTTGAGGATTTCATTCTCGGCTATGGCGCAGCCGCGGCGGCAGAGATCCCGGGCAACGCCGCGCAGGCCGCCGTCGGCATCGTGGGCGGTCTGGCGCTGTACTTTGCGCTGAGCAAAGTGCCGCAGATCCGCGATTTCTCCGAGGCCGCGCTGGCAAAAAAGCAGAAATAA
- a CDS encoding alanine--tRNA ligase-related protein, giving the protein MTRKLYDLDSHRRDFSATVLRCDPDGARYAVVLDQTVFFPEGGGQPADTGALGGARVLDVQLLPDAIVHYTDAPLAPGAQVRGQIDWPQRFRRMQGHSGEHIISGLIHKEYGFDNVGFHLGEDAITMDYSGELTWTQLMHIEQLANEAVYRNVPIRTEYPAPEQLAHMEYRSKLDLKEDIRIVTVEGYDVCACCAPHVSHTGEIGAIKFTSLMRHRGGVRVTILCGSDAEADYREKSAQVAALSAQLSVRQADVVPAVQRLLDEIAQRKAAAAELERRLNAQRLQLLRETPGSICVIDRFDDPAAMREFVNAGMLLAGGVCAAFTGSDADGYRYIIGSRTVDLRTEAKTINAAISGRGGGKPTMIQGSCTAPAAAIEAFFAVYPGK; this is encoded by the coding sequence ATGACCAGGAAATTATATGATCTCGACAGTCACCGGCGTGATTTTTCTGCGACCGTGCTGCGCTGCGACCCGGACGGGGCGCGCTATGCCGTCGTGCTCGATCAGACGGTGTTTTTCCCGGAGGGCGGCGGTCAGCCGGCCGATACCGGTGCGCTCGGCGGCGCGCGCGTTCTGGACGTGCAGCTGCTGCCGGATGCGATCGTGCACTATACGGACGCGCCGCTCGCACCCGGTGCGCAGGTGCGCGGCCAGATCGACTGGCCGCAGCGCTTCCGGCGCATGCAGGGCCACTCGGGCGAGCACATTATCTCCGGGCTGATCCATAAGGAATACGGATTTGACAACGTTGGCTTCCACCTTGGGGAAGACGCGATCACGATGGATTATAGCGGCGAGCTCACATGGACGCAGCTCATGCACATCGAGCAGCTGGCAAATGAGGCAGTGTACCGCAATGTGCCGATCCGGACAGAGTACCCGGCACCGGAGCAGCTGGCGCACATGGAGTACCGCAGCAAGCTCGACCTGAAAGAGGATATACGCATTGTCACCGTCGAGGGCTATGATGTCTGCGCCTGCTGCGCGCCGCACGTGTCGCACACGGGCGAGATCGGCGCGATCAAGTTCACGTCGCTCATGCGCCACCGCGGCGGTGTGCGCGTGACGATTTTGTGCGGGTCGGACGCGGAGGCGGACTATCGGGAAAAGAGCGCGCAGGTCGCGGCGCTCTCGGCGCAGCTGTCCGTGCGGCAGGCGGATGTCGTCCCGGCCGTGCAGCGCCTGCTCGATGAGATCGCGCAGCGTAAGGCCGCGGCCGCGGAGCTGGAGCGCCGCCTCAACGCGCAGCGGCTGCAGCTGCTGCGGGAGACGCCCGGCAGTATCTGCGTCATCGACCGCTTTGACGATCCGGCCGCCATGCGCGAATTCGTCAATGCCGGCATGCTGCTTGCCGGCGGCGTCTGCGCCGCCTTTACCGGCAGCGATGCGGACGGCTACCGCTATATCATCGGCAGCCGCACGGTCGATCTGCGCACGGAGGCAAAGACCATCAATGCCGCCATCTCCGGCCGCGGCGGCGGCAAGCCGACCATGATCCAGGGCTCGTGCACGGCCCCGGCCGCCGCGATCGAGGCGTTTTTTGCTGTCTATCCCGGGAAATAA
- the serC gene encoding 3-phosphoserine/phosphohydroxythreonine transaminase — MTRSETFNFSAGPSVLPEEVLRQAQAELLNYHGTGMSVMEMSHRSQAFSDIFQDVKARFRAALSVPDTHEILFLQGGGTAQFSMIPLNLMGEQGTADYAVTGHFSGNAAKEAEKYGAVHIAADTSTCGHTRIPQQSELRLDARASYFYYCANNTIYGTEWQYVPETGRVPLACDMSSDILSRPVDVSKYGVIFAGAQKNMAPAGLTVAIVDRSLAGHELPITPVMYSYQRMIDKDSMYNTPPCWCIYILGLVLAWLERQGGVEGMQQLKHARAAKVYDFLDNSALFHPCAQPGSRSDMNVTFRTGDDALDKEFISGAAARGLLNLKGHRVAGGMRASLYNAMPMAGVDALVDYLKQFEVEHHV; from the coding sequence GTGACCCGAAGTGAAACGTTCAATTTTTCTGCTGGACCGTCGGTCCTGCCGGAGGAAGTGCTCAGGCAGGCGCAGGCGGAATTGCTCAATTATCATGGCACGGGTATGTCCGTGATGGAGATGAGTCACCGAAGTCAGGCTTTTTCGGATATCTTCCAGGATGTGAAGGCGCGTTTTCGCGCCGCACTGTCTGTGCCGGACACACATGAGATCCTGTTTTTGCAGGGCGGCGGCACGGCGCAGTTTTCCATGATCCCGCTCAATCTGATGGGCGAGCAGGGGACGGCGGACTATGCCGTGACCGGGCATTTTTCCGGCAACGCGGCCAAAGAGGCCGAGAAATACGGCGCGGTGCACATTGCGGCGGACACCTCCACCTGCGGCCATACCCGTATCCCGCAGCAGAGCGAGCTGAGGCTCGATGCGCGCGCGTCCTATTTTTATTATTGCGCCAACAATACGATCTACGGCACCGAATGGCAGTACGTGCCGGAGACCGGCCGCGTGCCGCTCGCGTGCGACATGTCGTCGGACATTCTCTCGCGCCCGGTCGATGTGTCAAAATACGGCGTGATCTTCGCCGGCGCGCAGAAAAACATGGCCCCTGCGGGCCTGACGGTTGCGATCGTTGACCGCAGTCTCGCCGGGCATGAGCTGCCCATCACACCGGTCATGTACAGCTATCAGCGCATGATCGACAAGGACTCTATGTACAACACCCCGCCGTGCTGGTGCATTTACATCCTCGGTCTCGTGCTCGCGTGGCTGGAGCGGCAGGGCGGCGTGGAGGGCATGCAGCAGCTCAAGCATGCGCGCGCCGCAAAGGTGTACGATTTTCTCGACAACAGCGCGCTGTTTCATCCCTGTGCGCAGCCGGGCTCCCGCTCGGATATGAACGTCACGTTCCGCACCGGGGACGATGCGCTCGACAAGGAATTCATCAGCGGCGCGGCGGCGCGCGGCCTGCTGAATCTCAAGGGCCACCGCGTTGCCGGCGGCATGCGCGCCTCGCTTTATAACGCCATGCCGATGGCGGGCGTGGATGCGCTCGTGGATTATCTGAAACAGTTTGAGGTAGAACATCATGTATAA
- the mtaB gene encoding tRNA (N(6)-L-threonylcarbamoyladenosine(37)-C(2))-methylthiotransferase MtaB, which yields MHYIITALGCKVNQYEAQAIETLLHAHGFTAAADGEPVDLIVVNTCAVTAEGGRKSRQMIRKLREEHPQALCAVCGCWSQLSPEDAASIGADVVHGSGSKQAFVDDILRAFREHAPVTCVDNPFQRFDFEPLPAGAAYGRTRAMLKIQDGCNNFCTYCVIPYTRGRIRSLPLEEMARQAAHLAAEGYRELVLTGIEIASYGRDLPGKLTLADAVETVAAAAPQMRLRLGSIEPTVITEDFCRRAAATGQVCRHFHLSLQSGCDRTLARMNRKYNTAEFLACVERLRRYFPGCALTADMITGFPGETEADQAAAVAFLEQVGFAAVHVFPYSRRPGTKADAMPEQLSHAVKSARAHEAQRVADACKQRYLVQQVGQTLPVLFETEHDGSWVGHSDNYCLVRAAGDDLRGLVKNVKISAVSGQMLVGDLV from the coding sequence ATGCACTATATTATAACCGCCCTCGGCTGCAAGGTCAACCAGTATGAAGCGCAGGCAATCGAAACGCTCCTGCACGCGCACGGCTTCACGGCCGCAGCGGACGGTGAGCCGGTCGATCTGATCGTCGTCAACACCTGCGCCGTCACGGCGGAGGGCGGGCGCAAGTCGCGCCAGATGATCCGCAAGCTGCGCGAGGAGCACCCGCAGGCGCTGTGCGCCGTGTGCGGCTGCTGGTCGCAGCTCAGCCCGGAGGACGCGGCGTCCATCGGCGCCGACGTGGTACATGGCAGCGGCAGCAAGCAGGCATTTGTGGATGACATTCTGCGTGCGTTCCGTGAGCACGCGCCCGTCACGTGCGTGGATAATCCGTTCCAGCGCTTTGACTTTGAGCCGCTGCCGGCGGGCGCGGCCTACGGCCGCACGCGCGCGATGCTGAAGATCCAGGACGGCTGCAATAATTTCTGCACCTACTGTGTCATCCCGTATACGCGCGGCCGCATCCGCAGTCTGCCGCTGGAGGAAATGGCGCGTCAGGCGGCGCATCTGGCCGCCGAGGGCTATCGGGAGCTGGTGCTGACCGGCATCGAGATCGCGTCCTACGGCCGGGATCTGCCGGGTAAGCTGACGCTGGCCGACGCCGTGGAGACGGTCGCCGCCGCCGCGCCGCAGATGCGTCTGCGCCTCGGCTCGATCGAGCCGACGGTCATCACGGAGGACTTCTGCCGCCGCGCCGCCGCGACCGGGCAGGTCTGCCGGCATTTCCATCTCTCGCTGCAAAGCGGATGCGACCGCACGCTCGCGCGCATGAACCGCAAATATAATACTGCAGAGTTTCTCGCCTGCGTCGAGCGGCTGCGGCGGTATTTCCCGGGCTGTGCGCTCACGGCGGACATGATCACGGGCTTCCCCGGCGAGACGGAGGCAGATCAGGCGGCCGCAGTGGCGTTTTTGGAGCAGGTCGGCTTTGCGGCCGTGCATGTTTTCCCGTACTCCCGCCGCCCTGGCACGAAGGCGGACGCCATGCCGGAGCAGCTCAGCCACGCGGTCAAATCGGCGCGCGCGCATGAGGCACAGCGCGTGGCCGATGCCTGCAAGCAGCGCTATCTGGTGCAGCAGGTCGGCCAGACGCTGCCCGTTTTGTTCGAGACGGAGCATGACGGCAGCTGGGTCGGACACTCGGACAACTATTGTCTGGTGCGCGCTGCGGGGGACGATCTGCGCGGACTTGTGAAAAATGTCAAAATCTCTGCCGTTTCCGGGCAAATGCTTGTGGGGGATTTGGTTTGA